From one Sesamum indicum cultivar Zhongzhi No. 13 linkage group LG13, S_indicum_v1.0, whole genome shotgun sequence genomic stretch:
- the LOC105175972 gene encoding putative uncharacterized protein DDB_G0277255 translates to MRLNMESRTTSILNRESRHGIMGEQVMVMGHHRHRHGHHPSSCRQVVCDEEVKSCYDDDSSPSSSSSSSPSPSPSPSPSPSPSSSSSCPLQDMSSLLQQLPLKRGLSKHYNGKSQSFTSLSNVRSIEDLPKHDQIHEIQINKKLKTCKCYGAASTTSFPRNNTTCSSLVGSAKNPPIKESTFSSLVIGGRTNSTFLPINNNNNNNNNRAPIPHPPHRSTSMISG, encoded by the exons ATGAGATTGAATATGGAGTCGAGAACGACGTCGATCTTGAACAGAGAAAGCAGGCATGGGATCATGGGTGAGCAAGTAATGGTTATGGGTCATCATCGTCATCGTCATGGTCATCATCCCAGTTCTTGCAGACAAGTAGTGTGTGATGAAGAAGTGAAGTCTTGTTATGATGATGATTcttcaccatcatcatcatcatcatcatcaccatcaccatcaccatcaccatcaccatcaccatcaccatcatcatcatcatcatgtcCCTTGCAAGACATGTCCTCCTTACTCCAACAACTTCCTCTCAA GAGAGGGTTGTCTAAGCACTACAATGGGAAGTCACAATCGTTCACAAGTTTATCAAATGTGAGGAGCATAGAAGACCTTCCCAAGCATGATCAGATTCATGAGATTCAGATCAACAAGAAGCTCAAGACATGCAAATGCTATGGGGCTGCCTCCACGACGTCGTTTCCACGGAACAACACCACTTGTTCTAGCCTTGTTGGTTCAGCTAAGAACCCACCAATCAAGGAGTCCACTTTTTCTTCACTTGTGATTGGTGGAAGGACCAATTCCACCTTTCttccaattaataataataataataataataataatagggCTCCAATTCCCCACCCACCCCATAGATCAACAAGTATGATTAGTGGCTAA